From the genome of Miscanthus floridulus cultivar M001 chromosome 10, ASM1932011v1, whole genome shotgun sequence, one region includes:
- the LOC136488695 gene encoding uncharacterized protein, producing MLHHHGGPPHDFQQKLEGFLKLRPPTFDTADDDPIAAEDWLREMEKKLDLTTCTGEECVGVAAHQLTGAARAWWDSYYDAHEDPGSISWEEFTEAFREHHVPEGVMDAKVEEFRNISQGSQNVQEYTTRFTCMMRYAPGETDTEKKKMYCFKKGLNSCLKVALLGHACRTLREIVNKVLEMERDHLEADSLHKQKKRLFESSSHGLAP from the coding sequence ATGCTTCACCACCATGGGGGTCCTCCCCATGACTTCCAGCAGAAGTTGGAGGGTTTCCTCAAGCTGAGGCCTCCTACTTTCGACACCGCTGACGATGACCCCATCGCCGCCGAGGACTGGCTCcgtgagatggagaagaagctggaCCTCACCACCTGCACTGGTGAGGAGTGCGTGGGGGTCGCCGCCCACCAGCTCACTGGTGCTGCACGTGCATGGTGGGACAGCTACTACGACGCCCACGAGGACCCAGGGAGTATCTCTTGGGAGGAGTtcaccgaggccttccgtgaacaCCACGTGCCCGAAGGTGTCATGGATGCCAAGGTGGAGGAGTTTCGCAACATCTCCCAGGGCTCCCAGAACGTTCAGGAGTACACCACTCGTTTCACCTGCATGATGAGGTATGCTCCAGGTGAGACCGATAccgagaagaagaagatgtactGCTTCAAGAAGGGGCTGAACTCTTGTCTCAAGGTGGCCCTCTTGGGTCATGCCTGCCGCACCCTTCGCGAGATTGTCAACAAGGTGCTAGAAATGGAGAGGGATCATCTGGAGGCGGACTCCCTCCATAAGCAGAAGAAGCGCCTATTCGAGAGTTCCTCTCATGGCCTGGCCCCGTAG